The Brevibacillus brevis genome contains a region encoding:
- a CDS encoding LysR family transcriptional regulator, which produces MDIRQLHYFVEVVKHKNFTKAAQSLHVSQPSISKMIKALEEELEVVLLDRTERKMDLTDAGEMVYSYATKVLQLMEGMSSSIAELRNIERGRVKLGMMPTVGSFLLPNVIALFKKQYPGIDIEMKEYSAKLLEIQMEQGSIDVALTVLPTDQEKFVAVPLLAEDLVAIVHREHWLAGVDEVSLEQLKDEAFILFTEEYAMHDVVRQACKLSGFEPKVAYMSSLWDFVGEMVATQLGISLIPRSIVRRLNNGQLHTVNISYPVIDWQYALIYRKEGYLSHATKAFISFVEKMYSHNQME; this is translated from the coding sequence ATGGATATTCGACAGCTGCATTACTTTGTGGAAGTAGTCAAACATAAAAACTTTACGAAGGCCGCGCAATCCCTTCACGTCTCTCAGCCTTCTATCAGCAAAATGATCAAGGCATTGGAAGAAGAGCTTGAGGTAGTTCTGCTGGATCGGACGGAGCGGAAAATGGATCTGACAGACGCAGGGGAAATGGTCTACAGCTATGCGACCAAAGTGTTGCAGCTGATGGAAGGCATGTCGTCGTCGATTGCAGAATTGCGAAATATCGAGCGTGGTCGGGTCAAGCTGGGCATGATGCCCACCGTGGGTTCTTTTCTCTTGCCGAATGTGATTGCCTTGTTTAAAAAGCAGTATCCAGGCATTGATATCGAGATGAAGGAATACAGCGCCAAGCTGCTTGAAATCCAAATGGAGCAAGGAAGCATCGATGTGGCATTAACCGTTCTTCCAACAGATCAGGAGAAATTTGTAGCAGTCCCCTTGCTCGCAGAGGACCTCGTCGCGATCGTTCATCGGGAGCATTGGCTCGCGGGAGTCGATGAGGTGAGCTTGGAACAGCTCAAGGACGAGGCTTTCATTTTGTTTACCGAAGAGTACGCGATGCATGATGTGGTGCGCCAAGCGTGCAAGCTGTCCGGTTTTGAACCGAAAGTCGCTTACATGAGCTCTTTATGGGATTTTGTCGGAGAAATGGTGGCTACTCAACTGGGGATATCACTCATTCCACGCTCCATCGTGAGACGCTTGAATAACGGACAATTGCACACCGTCAACATTTCCTACCCGGTGATTGACTGGCAGTATGCCTTGATTTATCGAAAAGAAGGGTATTTATCGCATGCGACAAAGGCATTCATATCGTTTGTAGAGAAAATGTACAGCCATAACCAAATGGAATAG
- a CDS encoding protein-glutamine gamma-glutamyltransferase, translated as MIVIAGRPVHPASLATEWGLNPVQRETVASMARSDEVFEYPTPELLQFELKMRDHLVRSALALHESGLAFSTFEESRANPAYWIRTDQGGFRLRPGVLPSSGIINIFREGQKYATECATAMVIIIYHAVLQSIRLPDFERMFADILLYDWRYDQDLDLQTLRTNTFLPGDVIYFANPDYDRATPQWQGENAVVLGNGLYYGHGAGIKRANEMVAFLNEQRRQGAMRSAYLVNQATRPGFAYLFPYDNGRSIMRVSGHPIQVSSRITAQIGSLSWEW; from the coding sequence ATGATCGTCATAGCGGGGAGACCGGTTCATCCCGCCTCGTTGGCAACGGAATGGGGATTAAATCCGGTACAGCGTGAAACGGTAGCGAGTATGGCGCGAAGTGATGAAGTATTTGAATATCCGACTCCGGAGCTCCTGCAATTTGAACTGAAAATGCGCGATCATCTGGTGAGGTCTGCCTTGGCACTGCACGAAAGCGGCCTGGCCTTTTCTACTTTTGAAGAATCTCGCGCCAATCCAGCTTACTGGATTCGAACAGACCAGGGCGGATTCCGCTTGCGACCGGGAGTGCTGCCATCCAGCGGAATTATCAATATTTTTCGTGAGGGCCAAAAATACGCCACGGAGTGCGCTACGGCGATGGTCATTATTATTTATCATGCAGTCCTGCAGTCCATTCGTTTACCCGACTTTGAGAGAATGTTTGCGGACATCTTGCTCTATGACTGGCGATACGATCAGGATTTGGACTTGCAAACATTACGGACAAATACCTTCTTGCCTGGTGATGTGATTTATTTTGCCAATCCTGATTACGATCGCGCGACACCGCAGTGGCAAGGGGAAAATGCAGTAGTGCTCGGCAATGGCTTGTATTACGGGCATGGTGCGGGGATCAAACGAGCAAATGAGATGGTTGCCTTTTTGAATGAGCAACGAAGACAGGGAGCAATGAGGTCTGCCTATCTGGTCAATCAGGCGACTCGGCCTGGTTTCGCCTACTTGTTTCCCTACGACAACGGTCGTTCTATCATGCGAGTTTCCGGCCACCCCATACAAGTGAGCAGTCGAATTACAGCGC
- a CDS encoding transposase, with product MQRKRYSLEFKQQLVQEAKEAGNATQIARRHGIDVKMLYRWIRDSKHADWKNASPDAKAVTVYTPSPGEFRELETENDKLKKLLGEKDLEIAILRDLVKKVNPAYRTKWK from the coding sequence ATGCAACGGAAACGCTATTCACTCGAATTCAAACAACAACTGGTTCAAGAAGCCAAAGAAGCAGGGAATGCTACACAGATTGCCCGTCGACACGGTATCGATGTGAAAATGCTCTATCGATGGATACGAGATTCGAAACATGCGGATTGGAAAAATGCCTCTCCAGATGCCAAAGCCGTTACCGTCTATACTCCATCACCGGGGGAATTTCGTGAACTGGAGACGGAAAACGATAAACTCAAGAAACTGCTAGGAGAAAAAGATCTAGAGATCGCCATTCTCCGTGATCTCGTAAAAAAGGTAAACCCGGCGTATCGGACAAAATGGAAATAG
- a CDS encoding LrgB family protein, with protein MILWKTSSVLLTLVFFYAAKRFNKKRPSLLFSPAILAPIGLILFLLFAGIPYQVYSEATSLISEMMSVVTVAFAIPLYRNWSVLMAHRRMILTSLATGSLIAIIAGVSTTMLVGLGKEAAISVIPRSITLPIAVSVTEAIGGMPTMTAVFGMLTSFAGVFLAPKIIKRMRLRHPVSIGLMYGMGAHALGMVKAFERGETEGSSATLAVIAGAMITVVWAFTLLPVIMSWLAV; from the coding sequence ATGATCCTGTGGAAAACGTCTAGCGTGCTCCTGACACTCGTTTTCTTCTACGCAGCCAAACGGTTCAACAAGAAAAGACCGTCTCTGCTGTTTTCTCCTGCCATACTGGCGCCAATTGGTTTGATTCTGTTTTTGCTTTTCGCAGGCATTCCTTATCAGGTGTACAGTGAAGCGACGTCGCTCATTAGTGAGATGATGAGCGTAGTCACAGTGGCGTTTGCGATTCCGCTGTACCGAAATTGGTCGGTGTTAATGGCGCATCGCCGGATGATTTTGACGAGTCTTGCTACAGGTTCTCTCATTGCCATCATTGCAGGTGTCTCCACGACGATGTTAGTCGGGTTGGGAAAAGAAGCGGCGATTAGCGTTATTCCTCGCTCGATTACCCTGCCGATTGCGGTAAGCGTAACCGAGGCGATTGGCGGAATGCCTACGATGACGGCAGTATTCGGCATGCTGACCAGCTTTGCTGGTGTTTTTCTGGCTCCCAAAATCATCAAGAGGATGAGGCTCCGTCATCCTGTCTCCATCGGTTTGATGTACGGAATGGGCGCACATGCGTTGGGGATGGTAAAAGCGTTTGAGCGTGGGGAAACAGAAGGAAGCAGTGCGACTTTGGCTGTAATCGCAGGAGCGATGATCACAGTAGTGTGGGCATTTACTCTGCTGCCGGTGATTATGTCGTGGCTGGCTGTGTGA
- a CDS encoding helix-turn-helix domain-containing protein, producing the protein MKNVEDHIGETILRYRTQNNLTLSELEEKSSVSKSSISRIENGETKRPELITLLRIFEALDVQYEEIIELYISNETRNSSLHDLLLEAIQLPNEDLTIKIVSRILENPKEKTEDSVEILYNTALNVENTEIKLVLFNQLAQYCRIRGIQPYMSKALFHRYRIERNNPQLLEETFRHGKEVLYYIDFLSHEERINLYYLMAFDAHHMGKHEQCIELGKMGHAEDLTSNELKERVALAICNSYMRMGKFEDMESHIEMYERLGYRFIMERSKYLRAIILSKTGHYQEAIPLLRECVGESTKNNLIHRVNDLIEALLCVNDVNSIEQVISTEEHNFAFDFNNAYNFSGMGNYYKNKGAFLVSRGHFNEGMDAYLQSIVYYGKINRIEEIMSCAVEINMHHCVLKKDMDLELLKKLNEVYNMIKFGKRNEG; encoded by the coding sequence GTGAAAAATGTGGAAGACCATATTGGCGAAACAATATTACGGTACAGAACCCAAAATAACCTCACTCTTTCTGAACTAGAAGAAAAATCAAGTGTCAGTAAAAGCTCTATATCAAGAATTGAAAATGGTGAAACAAAGCGACCAGAACTAATAACCTTGTTACGCATCTTTGAAGCTTTGGATGTACAATATGAGGAGATAATCGAACTTTACATCTCTAATGAGACACGGAACAGTAGCTTACACGATTTGTTGCTCGAAGCTATTCAACTCCCAAACGAAGACCTAACTATAAAAATAGTTTCCCGTATACTCGAAAATCCAAAAGAAAAAACTGAGGACTCAGTAGAGATCCTGTACAATACTGCTCTCAATGTTGAAAACACAGAAATTAAACTTGTGCTCTTTAACCAACTTGCTCAATATTGCCGGATTCGCGGAATTCAACCATACATGTCTAAAGCTTTATTTCATAGATACCGTATCGAAAGAAATAACCCTCAACTCCTTGAAGAAACCTTTCGTCATGGGAAAGAGGTGTTGTATTACATAGATTTTTTGAGTCATGAAGAGAGAATCAACCTTTACTACTTAATGGCATTTGATGCACATCATATGGGAAAGCATGAACAATGCATCGAACTTGGAAAAATGGGACATGCAGAGGATTTAACAAGCAACGAGTTAAAGGAACGAGTCGCCTTGGCTATTTGCAATTCCTATATGCGAATGGGCAAATTTGAAGACATGGAATCCCATATAGAGATGTACGAAAGGCTAGGCTACCGTTTTATCATGGAGCGCTCCAAGTATCTGCGTGCAATTATCTTGTCAAAAACTGGTCATTATCAGGAAGCAATCCCATTGCTCAGAGAGTGTGTAGGGGAATCGACAAAGAACAATCTAATCCATAGAGTCAATGACCTAATAGAAGCATTACTTTGTGTTAATGACGTAAACTCCATCGAACAAGTTATCAGTACAGAGGAACATAACTTCGCTTTTGATTTTAATAATGCTTACAATTTTTCAGGAATGGGGAATTATTACAAAAACAAAGGAGCCTTCCTTGTTAGTCGCGGTCATTTCAATGAGGGCATGGATGCTTATCTACAAAGTATTGTGTATTACGGAAAAATCAATCGTATCGAAGAAATAATGTCTTGCGCTGTTGAGATAAACATGCATCATTGTGTATTAAAAAAAGATATGGATTTGGAACTTCTGAAAAAATTGAATGAAGTATATAATATGATTAAATTCGGGAAAAGAAATGAGGGGTAA
- a CDS encoding DMT family transporter produces MRPLYIVLLLCTSFLWGGNFVVGKFLVGHASSLTLTNLRWLIAVVCLLPVVWIREKRIFPTREALLPLIVMGVTGVALFNLFMFWALERTDATNVGLLSTLNPVSIAIFSFLLMGDKIRPLQIVAMLVSFTGVLVVMTKGDFAHLSQLHFNTGDLWMLAAVAMWGIYSVCARWAMKTVSPMMSTLYSGIFGVALMLPFNVTTFTISNTDWTFWLSLFYVGVMATVVSMVLWNIGVQKVGATSAGMFLNFNPIFTAILAFLLLGERMTIIQLLGSVIVIVGCYMFSRLKHVPTPTPHTVKQAQG; encoded by the coding sequence ATGAGACCGCTATATATCGTCCTATTACTCTGTACCAGCTTCCTTTGGGGAGGAAATTTTGTTGTCGGTAAATTTCTTGTTGGGCACGCGTCTTCCTTGACGTTGACCAATTTGCGCTGGCTTATTGCTGTTGTTTGCTTGTTGCCAGTTGTTTGGATACGTGAAAAGCGGATTTTTCCAACGCGAGAAGCACTCCTTCCTTTGATAGTAATGGGAGTAACTGGGGTAGCCCTCTTTAATTTATTTATGTTCTGGGCACTCGAACGGACAGACGCGACCAATGTCGGGCTATTGTCCACGCTGAATCCGGTTTCGATCGCGATTTTTTCCTTTTTGCTGATGGGCGATAAAATTCGACCGTTGCAGATTGTCGCGATGCTGGTCTCGTTTACTGGCGTGCTTGTGGTGATGACCAAAGGAGACTTCGCACACTTGTCCCAGTTGCATTTCAACACGGGCGATTTGTGGATGCTCGCCGCTGTCGCCATGTGGGGGATTTACTCCGTATGCGCGCGTTGGGCAATGAAGACGGTCTCGCCGATGATGTCCACACTGTACTCGGGGATTTTCGGTGTTGCACTGATGCTGCCCTTTAATGTCACCACATTTACGATCAGCAACACAGACTGGACGTTCTGGCTATCGCTGTTCTACGTTGGTGTAATGGCGACTGTCGTCAGCATGGTGTTGTGGAATATCGGTGTACAAAAGGTTGGCGCAACCTCAGCTGGTATGTTCCTCAATTTCAACCCTATTTTTACGGCCATTCTCGCATTTCTATTGCTCGGGGAGCGTATGACCATCATCCAATTGCTCGGCAGTGTGATCGTCATTGTCGGCTGCTATATGTTCTCACGTTTAAAGCACGTCCCGACCCCGACACCACATACAGTCAAGCAAGCACAAGGCTAA
- a CDS encoding CidA/LrgA family protein yields MKRWFSILAQVLLLFGFTWLGKWVSSFFHLPVPGSLIGLALLFICLYTGLIRLQWVEAGATLLFSQMILFFVPSLVGMMQYPWLLGIKGLLVLVVVVSGCALVMISTGVVAERMFKRGEVKQHDPVENV; encoded by the coding sequence ATGAAAAGATGGTTCTCCATCCTAGCACAAGTTTTGCTATTGTTCGGCTTCACCTGGCTTGGGAAATGGGTGAGCTCGTTTTTTCACCTTCCTGTTCCCGGCAGTCTGATCGGACTCGCGCTTTTGTTCATTTGTCTATATACTGGCTTGATTCGCCTACAGTGGGTGGAAGCAGGAGCGACTCTGTTATTCTCGCAGATGATCCTGTTTTTCGTACCATCGTTGGTCGGGATGATGCAGTATCCATGGTTATTAGGTATAAAAGGATTGCTGGTGCTTGTGGTCGTCGTGAGCGGTTGTGCGCTTGTGATGATTTCGACAGGTGTTGTTGCTGAGCGCATGTTCAAACGTGGAGAGGTGAAACAGCATGATCCTGTGGAAAACGTCTAG
- the metA gene encoding homoserine O-acetyltransferase MetA, producing MPIKLPDELPATEILAQENIFVMKDSRAFTQDIRPLRIVILNLMPVKETTETQLLRLLGNTPLQVEIVLLHMSSHTSKNTSEEHLSMFYKTFEEIRDQRFDGMIITGAPVEQLEFTDVTYWRELTEILDWKMENVTSTLHICWGAQAGLYHHFGVPKHPLPEKMFGIFPHTLNKQNVKLFRGFDNYFHIPHSRYTENRREDIERVSELEILSESDEAGVYIVATRDGRQIFVTGHSEYDPTTLQDEYQRDVNKGLDIAVPRNYYPKDDPSREPIVTWRAHANLMFSNWLNYYVYQETPYDLNNNKR from the coding sequence ATGCCAATCAAATTGCCCGACGAATTGCCTGCAACGGAAATACTAGCCCAAGAAAATATTTTTGTGATGAAGGATAGCCGTGCCTTCACACAGGACATACGACCGCTCAGGATCGTCATTCTCAACCTCATGCCAGTGAAGGAAACAACGGAAACACAGTTACTCCGCCTCCTGGGGAATACGCCGCTACAGGTGGAAATCGTGCTCTTGCACATGTCCAGCCATACGTCCAAAAATACGTCGGAAGAACATTTATCGATGTTTTATAAAACGTTTGAGGAGATCCGTGACCAGCGATTTGATGGCATGATCATCACCGGAGCGCCTGTGGAACAGCTCGAGTTCACAGACGTCACGTACTGGCGGGAGTTGACAGAAATCCTCGATTGGAAAATGGAGAACGTCACTTCGACCCTGCATATTTGTTGGGGAGCACAAGCGGGTCTTTACCACCACTTTGGCGTTCCGAAGCATCCTTTGCCAGAAAAAATGTTCGGAATCTTCCCTCATACACTCAATAAGCAAAATGTGAAGCTGTTCCGCGGATTTGATAACTATTTCCACATTCCGCATTCCAGGTATACCGAAAATCGCAGGGAAGACATCGAGCGAGTGTCAGAGCTGGAGATTTTGTCCGAGTCTGATGAAGCAGGGGTTTACATCGTAGCGACGAGGGATGGCAGACAAATTTTTGTGACAGGACATTCCGAGTATGATCCGACTACCTTGCAAGATGAGTACCAGCGGGATGTGAACAAAGGCTTGGACATTGCTGTTCCGCGCAATTACTATCCAAAGGACGATCCAAGTCGCGAGCCTATTGTCACTTGGCGTGCACATGCGAATTTGATGTTTTCCAACTGGTTAAACTATTACGTTTACCAAGAGACTCCGTATGATTTGAACAACAACAAGCGATAG
- a CDS encoding aspartyl-phosphate phosphatase Spo0E family protein has product MRGEDLLRKINTLQFQLNEIFKQKGSLTDCAVLKVSQELDNYVVEHQRRMRDEVSGK; this is encoded by the coding sequence ATGCGGGGCGAAGACTTATTGAGGAAGATTAATACCCTTCAATTCCAACTGAACGAAATTTTCAAACAGAAGGGAAGTTTAACTGACTGTGCTGTGTTAAAGGTGAGTCAAGAGCTTGATAATTACGTAGTGGAACATCAACGTAGAATGAGAGATGAAGTGTCAGGCAAATAG
- a CDS encoding Ig-like domain-containing protein, whose translation MKNWQKGMLATAVTVGLIFSSVGQVPALANSATTSTQKKISKLVVDTKTVKLKKAGTQQLNVRVQYTDKTTEDVTQQAEWTSSDSDIASVEKGLVTAVSSGKTRVKASFGGKSVNVPVEIDVISKLAADQKKLALSVGGTKQVNATATFSDKSTADVTAHAEWESDDTEIVTVANGLVTAVGSGKAKLKVKYGDRSVSIPVEVDVVSKLDSDKKKLYLRPDTTQSITLLATLSTKEKVDVTSKAKWTSDDEKVATVENGVVKTVGSGKTRIKATYGGKTISIPVESAVISKLEFDTKKATLKVGESKDLKVSAVYTDKTKVDVTTDADWISTNSSVVTVADGKITAVKAGGATIAATYNGKVVKIQVTVK comes from the coding sequence ATGAAAAATTGGCAAAAAGGTATGCTCGCTACGGCTGTTACTGTTGGGCTGATCTTTTCCAGTGTCGGCCAAGTACCGGCATTGGCAAATTCTGCGACAACAAGTACGCAGAAGAAGATTTCCAAGCTTGTGGTTGATACAAAGACAGTAAAATTGAAAAAAGCGGGGACGCAGCAATTGAACGTCCGCGTGCAATACACGGATAAAACAACGGAAGACGTCACACAGCAAGCAGAGTGGACTTCCTCAGACAGTGACATCGCTAGCGTTGAAAAAGGCTTGGTAACAGCAGTTAGTTCCGGTAAAACAAGAGTGAAAGCAAGCTTCGGGGGCAAAAGTGTGAATGTCCCTGTTGAGATCGATGTGATTTCCAAGCTCGCTGCTGACCAGAAGAAACTGGCTCTCAGCGTGGGAGGCACGAAACAGGTAAACGCAACAGCAACCTTCTCTGACAAGTCTACCGCTGATGTAACGGCTCATGCAGAGTGGGAAAGCGATGATACGGAAATCGTAACGGTAGCAAATGGTTTGGTTACGGCAGTAGGCTCGGGCAAAGCAAAGCTCAAAGTGAAATACGGTGATAGAAGCGTATCCATTCCAGTAGAGGTGGATGTCGTCTCCAAGCTGGACAGTGATAAGAAAAAGCTGTATCTGCGTCCAGACACTACCCAGTCGATAACGCTGTTGGCTACCTTGTCTACCAAAGAAAAAGTAGATGTAACAAGCAAAGCCAAGTGGACATCCGACGATGAAAAGGTCGCTACAGTTGAAAACGGAGTTGTGAAAACTGTAGGCTCTGGCAAAACGAGAATAAAAGCAACGTACGGTGGAAAGACGATCTCAATCCCTGTAGAATCTGCTGTCATCTCCAAGCTGGAATTTGACACGAAGAAGGCTACACTCAAAGTCGGCGAATCAAAAGACTTGAAGGTATCTGCTGTCTATACCGACAAAACCAAGGTCGATGTCACAACCGATGCAGACTGGATCTCCACGAACAGTTCCGTTGTGACTGTAGCGGATGGCAAGATCACGGCTGTAAAAGCAGGTGGTGCGACGATTGCGGCTACGTATAATGGAAAAGTCGTAAAAATACAGGTAACCGTGAAGTAA
- a CDS encoding IS3 family transposase, with protein MEIADKWIQLGYTIKTVLRIVGLLEATYYARRKNQGKPKVYNGGRPIPGYSMKTDGQPVADEQIKEWIHEYLADEEAAYGYRKITVCLRRDFDLQINKKKVYRLMKEDNLLHPQRQKQRKYPRKLANNREITTSNQLWEMDVKYGYIAGEQRFFFMLSLIDVYDRSIVDYHIGLRCEGKHAAQILQRALWKRQQFEKQERPVIRTDNGPQFISHTFESSCEAFHVEHERIPPKTPNKNAHIEAFHSILEKECLNRHEFESYQQAYETVTNYLLFYNERRIHGSLYDLSPVEFRQAVEQQRVKPFVVQV; from the coding sequence ATGGAAATAGCCGACAAATGGATACAGCTGGGCTATACGATCAAGACGGTCTTGAGAATTGTCGGCCTGTTGGAAGCAACCTACTACGCCCGCCGCAAGAATCAAGGAAAGCCCAAAGTGTATAACGGTGGACGTCCCATCCCTGGTTACTCCATGAAAACAGATGGACAGCCTGTAGCAGATGAGCAAATCAAAGAGTGGATTCATGAGTATCTGGCGGATGAAGAGGCAGCCTATGGATACCGAAAGATTACCGTTTGTCTGCGTCGAGATTTTGACTTGCAAATCAATAAAAAGAAAGTGTATCGCTTGATGAAGGAGGACAATCTGTTACACCCACAACGGCAGAAACAGCGCAAATATCCTCGCAAGCTTGCGAACAACAGGGAGATCACCACTTCGAATCAACTATGGGAAATGGACGTGAAGTATGGCTACATTGCCGGAGAGCAGCGTTTCTTCTTCATGTTATCTCTCATCGATGTGTATGACCGATCCATTGTCGATTACCATATCGGGCTTCGTTGTGAAGGAAAACACGCTGCCCAAATCCTGCAACGCGCCTTGTGGAAGCGACAACAATTTGAGAAACAAGAACGTCCTGTAATCCGAACAGACAACGGACCACAGTTTATTAGCCATACCTTTGAATCTTCCTGCGAGGCATTCCATGTGGAGCATGAACGAATCCCACCGAAAACACCGAACAAGAATGCCCACATTGAAGCCTTTCATAGCATCTTGGAGAAAGAATGTCTGAATAGACATGAATTTGAAAGCTACCAACAGGCTTATGAAACGGTGACGAATTATCTGCTTTTCTACAACGAACGTCGCATTCACGGGAGTCTGTATGACCTGTCACCTGTAGAATTTAGACAGGCTGTAGAACAGCAACGAGTGAAGCCATTTGTCGTACAAGTATAG
- a CDS encoding ROK family transcriptional regulator, giving the protein MKKIMKQDQDVTKQHNKQMILDIIKKQRPISRAEIAKITRMSATSIGRFVSELCEEGLIRETELTSSGVGRKAIMLDIEPGAIYTIGVDMAKKRISFGIMDFSEAIIAQHRMDHKTQDSTPEETAELICNEIEGMLNQTGIPIEKVVGIGIGMPGVINYEQGIVQLSTTLEWKDVAFASLIEKRLKIKTVIDNDLKVKILSEYLYGSAKGSNKTALIGIGTGIGSALIINGEVFRGGSNSAGELGHTTLDPNGNLCECGKRGCLQTYIDENSLIIEARRVKDVSDVRQVFAAARNEERWAKEIVSRTALYLGITINNIVCMYNPDTVIVSGDLVENYREIIDLVEEHSDQVIWEPFKGKFRVIPSELKGEAIVMGAGALAMQHFAPLAGTWAEES; this is encoded by the coding sequence ATGAAAAAAATCATGAAGCAAGATCAGGACGTCACCAAGCAGCATAACAAGCAAATGATCCTCGACATTATCAAAAAGCAGAGACCGATATCGCGTGCAGAAATCGCCAAAATTACCCGGATGAGTGCTACCTCGATTGGCAGATTTGTCAGCGAGCTGTGCGAAGAAGGACTGATTCGAGAGACAGAGCTTACCTCATCAGGTGTGGGCAGGAAGGCAATCATGCTCGACATCGAGCCGGGAGCCATTTATACGATCGGCGTGGACATGGCAAAAAAGCGCATCAGCTTTGGAATCATGGACTTTAGCGAAGCGATTATTGCACAGCACCGGATGGATCATAAGACGCAGGATTCTACACCGGAAGAGACGGCTGAACTGATTTGTAACGAGATTGAAGGGATGCTCAACCAGACAGGCATTCCGATAGAAAAAGTGGTCGGGATCGGTATTGGGATGCCAGGGGTGATCAATTATGAGCAAGGGATTGTTCAGCTTTCCACTACGCTTGAATGGAAGGACGTAGCGTTTGCCAGCCTGATTGAAAAAAGGCTGAAAATCAAAACCGTTATCGACAACGATTTGAAGGTGAAAATTCTCTCGGAGTACTTGTACGGCTCGGCTAAAGGCTCGAACAAGACAGCCTTGATCGGCATTGGCACGGGTATCGGTTCTGCGTTGATTATCAATGGCGAAGTGTTTCGCGGGGGCTCCAATAGCGCAGGAGAGCTGGGGCATACGACGCTCGATCCGAATGGGAATCTGTGCGAATGTGGAAAGCGCGGATGCCTGCAAACATACATAGACGAAAATTCTTTGATCATAGAAGCGCGTCGAGTGAAGGATGTCAGTGATGTCCGTCAGGTGTTCGCGGCAGCGAGAAACGAAGAGCGCTGGGCGAAGGAAATCGTCTCTCGTACTGCGTTGTACCTCGGAATCACGATTAACAATATTGTATGCATGTACAATCCAGATACGGTGATTGTAAGCGGTGATTTGGTAGAGAATTACCGCGAAATCATTGACTTGGTCGAGGAGCATAGCGATCAAGTGATCTGGGAGCCATTCAAGGGGAAATTTCGCGTCATTCCTTCCGAATTGAAGGGGGAGGCAATCGTGATGGGAGCAGGAGCTTTGGCGATGCAGCACTTTGCTCCCTTGGCAGGGACATGGGCAGAAGAATCATGA